The following are from one region of the Leptospira neocaledonica genome:
- a CDS encoding SH3 domain-containing protein produces the protein MKLKHYSIFLFFLNIFLTSQFCATVPKGFGHVSSNDLKAFRNPSLKSEVVFSIDKTNPYEVLATNIKDLNSTNGTPWLKIRQKDKTGFIQEENKGSKYGIQIFLAPIKERFGIVTATQLLLRDYPGSEGKVLGKLKTRETVEILAEGQNKVNIDGNSGTWAKVKSNDGKIGFVFTPYIMRGEDPNILLAQKDLEMREEGWVYILEAPDKLYDFKNGKLKAQSKYADIRSEEFLPITGRLVRSDGKVYFKVYKANASRPGFEDDVTVTVLAEGYISSNLVKTAKRYPSLYISIHPQDSLKKKIIEKIDQSGGKEVDVESVQVSTFKHKGKTYYVAILRYISGYSSCDGFSCGEYDTVFAFSKVGNNLEEIFANEGDHVYFHEDDLSINIDRISPPEGDETSGVTTQIVYKFNGSRFEKD, from the coding sequence TTGAAACTTAAACATTATAGTATTTTTCTATTTTTTCTAAACATATTTCTTACATCTCAATTCTGTGCGACAGTCCCAAAAGGTTTTGGACATGTATCTAGCAATGATCTTAAGGCGTTTCGTAATCCTTCCTTAAAAAGTGAGGTTGTATTTTCCATAGATAAGACAAACCCATACGAGGTCCTTGCCACAAATATTAAAGATTTGAATTCAACAAACGGAACTCCATGGCTAAAAATCCGACAAAAAGATAAAACTGGATTTATCCAAGAGGAAAATAAAGGTTCTAAATACGGGATCCAGATTTTCCTAGCTCCAATCAAAGAAAGATTTGGAATCGTTACCGCGACCCAATTATTATTGAGAGACTATCCGGGAAGTGAAGGAAAAGTTTTAGGAAAACTTAAAACTAGAGAAACTGTAGAGATCTTAGCGGAAGGCCAAAATAAAGTTAATATCGATGGTAACTCAGGAACCTGGGCAAAGGTAAAATCCAACGACGGCAAAATAGGTTTCGTTTTTACTCCCTATATTATGAGGGGTGAAGACCCTAATATTCTTCTAGCCCAAAAAGATTTGGAAATGAGAGAAGAAGGTTGGGTGTATATCCTAGAGGCCCCGGACAAATTGTATGATTTTAAAAATGGGAAATTAAAGGCACAAAGCAAATATGCGGATATTCGTTCTGAAGAATTTCTTCCAATCACAGGAAGGTTAGTCCGATCGGACGGTAAAGTTTATTTCAAAGTATATAAGGCAAACGCAAGCAGACCAGGCTTCGAGGATGATGTTACGGTTACTGTTTTAGCGGAAGGTTATATTTCTTCAAATTTAGTAAAAACAGCGAAAAGATACCCTTCTCTCTATATATCAATTCATCCCCAGGATTCCTTAAAGAAAAAGATCATAGAAAAGATAGATCAATCCGGAGGTAAAGAAGTAGATGTTGAAAGTGTACAGGTCAGTACGTTTAAGCATAAAGGTAAAACCTATTATGTAGCAATATTAAGATATATCAGCGGTTACAGTAGCTGCGATGGATTTTCTTGCGGTGAATATGATACCGTTTTTGCTTTTTCCAAAGTTGGCAATAACTTAGAAGAAATATTCGCAAACGAAGGAGACCATGTTTATTTTCACGAAGATGATCTATCAATCAACATAGATCGGATTTCTCCGCCGGAAGGTGATGAAACGTCAGGCGTTACGACCCAGATCGTATATAAGTTCAATGGGTCTCGTTTTGAAAAAGATTAA
- a CDS encoding DsbA family oxidoreductase — protein sequence METSISIYSDVVCPWCYIGKKRLEKAIESWEGDHPGDKILVEWKPFQLNPDLPERGEDREAHMVKKFGSLDRVKMMTQRVSDIAKEDGLQFANILQGHQPNTFLLHALIRKARNYGKEGELAEVFFQKFFSEGKNLSDDSIIQESLTQVGVPISELEEVRKDSPLLAQIETEENEGKMLGVTGVPFYIFNEKYAVSGAQPVDLFLQVFERLQSEVEA from the coding sequence TTGGAAACTAGTATCTCAATTTATTCGGACGTGGTTTGCCCTTGGTGTTATATAGGCAAAAAAAGGTTGGAGAAGGCAATCGAGTCCTGGGAAGGCGATCATCCCGGGGACAAGATCCTCGTAGAATGGAAACCATTCCAATTAAATCCTGATCTTCCAGAACGGGGAGAAGATAGAGAAGCTCACATGGTCAAAAAATTCGGTTCTTTAGATCGGGTAAAAATGATGACCCAAAGGGTTTCCGATATCGCCAAGGAAGATGGATTACAGTTTGCTAATATTCTACAAGGTCACCAACCGAATACTTTTCTTCTCCACGCGCTGATTCGTAAGGCCAGAAATTATGGAAAAGAAGGAGAACTTGCAGAAGTATTCTTTCAAAAGTTTTTTTCGGAAGGAAAAAATCTTTCAGATGATTCTATCATCCAAGAAAGTCTGACACAAGTTGGAGTTCCAATATCCGAATTGGAAGAGGTTCGCAAGGATTCTCCTCTTCTTGCCCAGATTGAAACCGAAGAAAATGAAGGTAAAATGTTGGGAGTGACCGGTGTACCTTTTTATATCTTTAACGAGAAATATGCGGTTTCTGGTGCCCAGCCTGTAGACCTGTTTTTACAGGTTTTTGAAAGATTGCAGTCCGAGGTTGAGGCTTAA